In Cryptomeria japonica chromosome 10, Sugi_1.0, whole genome shotgun sequence, a genomic segment contains:
- the LOC131072554 gene encoding uncharacterized protein LOC131072554, which produces MSRKRAAFEPVVPCNMDAKHANLMQDYLQLQDEFVAMKDQVNKSKMRKATLLAEVRFLRRRLKKLKEAPPNLRENGTVSSSPPSTSYSGKPTSRAIAPEPSTVPRKNNLLASSKIPAIREPIRTSASEYPTERKVVNHNVGLVSALKTSVFRTKPSEFVTAMSEKRKISWQDQISLECK; this is translated from the exons atgtCGAGGAAACGAGCGGCGTTCGAGCCCGTGGTTCCCTGTAATATGGATGCCAAGCATGCGAATCTCATGCAGGATTATCTTCAGCTCCAAGAT GAATTCGTGGCGATGAAGGATCAGGTCAATAAAAGCAAGATGAGGAAGGCGACCCTGTTAGCAGAAGTCAG ATTCTTGAGAAGGCGGCTGAAGAAGCTGAAGGAGGCCCCTCCGAATCTCAGAGAAAACGGAACTGTTTCGTCCAGTCCCCCGTCAACGTCTTACAGCGGAAAACCTACCTCCCGAGCGATTGCGCCAGAGCCTTCTACCGTTCCTCGTAAGAAT AACCTTTTGGCTTCAAGCAAAATTCCTGCAATTAGGGAGCCAATCAGGACCAGTGCTTCTGAATATCCCACCGAGAGGAAGGTGGTCAATCACAACGTTGGACTCGTTAGCGCACTTAAGACATCCGTATTCAGAACAAAACCCAGTGAGTTTGTCACGGCAATGTCAGAAAAGAGAAAAATTTCATGGCAAGATCAGATTTCTCTGGAATGTAAATGA